The Strigops habroptila isolate Jane unplaced genomic scaffold, bStrHab1.2.pri NW_022045587.1_ctg1, whole genome shotgun sequence genome includes a window with the following:
- the LOC115602941 gene encoding serine/threonine-protein kinase pim-1-like: MVKLMTVMTDERLDLSQELPDLPVTIQAGTLEDNSEKREETGSQEEGTIASEGSNVSWVIFRVAIKLAARERISSWGEWPSGTGIPMEIAMMRKVRSGCSAIIQLFDWFELPDCFLLVLERPDPSQDLSGFIEEWRFLPEDLARGIFMQVLVAVRPCHGCSVLHRDIKPKTIILNLATGEVKLTDFRCSTLLRVAVYTKFSGTSVYYPPEWFRYHWYHGRPAVIWSLGVLLYEMVCGVVPFRHCKDIIHGQLFFRSRFSPECQHLIRWCLSMRACDRPSLEDMFNHPWLQRSSCPRRQPPSTSTA; encoded by the exons ATGGTGAAACTGATGACTGTAATG ACTGATGAGAGGCTGGATCTCTCACAAGAACTTCCAGACCTGCCAGTAACAATTCAGGCCGGCACCCTTGAGGACAACAGTGAAAAACGAGAAGAAACAGGATCTCAAGAGGAAGGCACAATCGCATCTGAAG GATCTAACGTTAGCTGGGTGATCTTCAGG GTGGCGATCAAACTCGCGGCTCGGGAGCGAATCTCCTCATGGGGAGAGTGG cccagtgGCACTGGCATTCCAATGGAGATAGCAATGATGAGGAAGGTGCGCTCCGGCTGCAGTGCCATCATCCAGCTCTTCGATTGGTTTGAGCTGCCCGACTGCTTCCTGTTGGTGCTGGAGCGTCCAGACCCATCGCAGGATCTCTCTGGCTTCATCGAAGAGTGGAGGTTCTTGCCCGAGGATCTGGCGCGGGGCATTTTCATGCaggtgctggtggctgtgcGGCCCTGccatggctgcagtgtcttGCACCGAGACATCAAGCCCAAAACCATCATTCTCAACCTGGCCACTGGAGAAGTCAAGCTCACTGACTTCCGTTGCAGCACCCTCCTCAGGGTCGCGGTGTACACCAAATTTAG TGGAACATCTGTGTACTACCCACCAGAGTGGTTCCGCTACCACTGGTACCACGGCCGTCCGGCGGTGATCTGGTCCTTGGGTGTGCTGCTGTATGAGATGGTTTGCGGGGTCGTCCCCTTCCGGCACTGCAAGGACATCATCCACGGGCAGCTTTTCTTCCG CAGCAGGTTCTCCCCAGAATGCCAGCACCTCATCAGGTGGTGCTTGTCCATGCGCGCTTGTGACAGACCATCGCTGGAGGACATGTTCAACCACCCTTGGCTGCAAAGatcctcctgccccaggagaCAGCCACcctccaccagcacagcctga